The following coding sequences are from one Triticum aestivum cultivar Chinese Spring chromosome 5A, IWGSC CS RefSeq v2.1, whole genome shotgun sequence window:
- the LOC123105971 gene encoding uncharacterized protein, translated as MAPVSLPPGFRFHPTDEELIIYYLKSKINGRQIELEIIPEVDLYKCEPWDLPEKSFLPSKDLEWYFFSPRDRKYPNGSRTNRATKAGYWKATGKDRKVNSQKRAVGMKKTLVYYRGRAPHGSRTDWVMHEYRLDERECEIDNGLQDAYALCRIFKKTAPGPKIMEHYGAAQYHGEQPQWTPSSVERSPTPCDGRGGGDDFESSSFSFPTEAPMTSGSMHGSGFGMQMMGSMPHEDGRWMQFLSEDAFNATNPYFMNPAAASNFSCLPSKVDVALECARLQHRLALPPLEVEDFPHDVSLDTKTGILQSNPNEVDILQEFLSVASASQELINGSGSSSSYPDMWLGAGTSSGGGHYMNELSSLVDLGAAKAKEEVDNFYHMCGIGASMMRRDDEPGRLVEISDMQEFKEEKKRPVENLRGVKLVNNDLGEIVVEGDESNPAEGITHYPIQDTAENSGEAGHHMTDHTTDEGGIDTGPIFSQSQPDDFALAIGFDNDGDDNTNPNASLDLYGKVDVQRGLFVSRVGAAKTFFHRVEPPKKVSFHLNPAASEVSKAIEKFHYLPVTSKVSGSGSSSSRVSVFGKVKALIRGKFPTMRRPPSPLQHQRPETTVSELLQIVSLLLAPKEAVTEREEEMVSRKKVKPGRRGCDGGCSSSWQLGLPGKGSKGISSMFLSGKWAFLTSALAAVRAPGPCNHF; from the exons ATGGCGCCGGTGAGTCTGCCGCCGGGCTTCCGGTTTCACCCAACTGACGAGGAGCTCATCATCTACTACCTTAAGAGCAAGATCAACGGGAGGCAGATTGAGCTCGAGATCATCCCGGAGGTTGATCTTTACAAGTGCGAGCCTTGGGACCTTCCAG AAAAGTCATTCCTCCCAAGCAAAGACCTGGAATGGTACTTCTTCAGCCCGCGAGACCGCAAGTACCCGAACGGATCGAGGACGAACCGCGCAACCAAAGCCGGATACTGGAAGGCAACTGGGAAAGACCGCAAAGTGAATTCCCAGAAGCGTGCAGTTGGTATGAAGAAGACCCTTGTGTACTACCGTGGCCGAGCCCCGCATGGGTCTCGCACCGACTGGGTCATGCACGAGTACCGCCTCGACGAGAGGGAATGCGAGATCGATAATGGCTTACAG GATGCGTATGCATTGTGTCGGATTTTCAAGAAGACAGCACCCGGGCCAAAGATCATGGAGCACTACGGCGCAGCGCAGTACCACGGGGAGCAGCCTCAGTGGACGCCGAGCAGCGTCGAGCGCTCCCCGACACCATGTGATGGAAGAGGTGGTGGTGATGACTTCGAGAGCAGCAGCTTCTCATTCCCGACGGAGGCCCCAATGACTTCAGGATCCATGCACGGCAGTGGGTTCGGGATGCAGATGATGGGCAGCATGCCTCACGAGGACGGCAGGTGGATGCAGTTCTTGAGTGAAGACGCCTTCAACGCCACCAACCCCTACTTCATGAACCCAGCTGCTGCCTCCAACTTCTCATGCCTTCCATCCAAG GTGGATGTTGCACTGGAGTGTGCAAGGCTGCAACACAGGCTGGCCCTGCCGCCATTGGAGGTGGAGGACTTCCCGCATGACGTCAGCCTTGACACGAAGACCGGCATACTCCAGAGCAACCCCAACGAGGTCGACATTCTCCAGGAGTTCCTGTCGGTGGCCTCGGCGTCTCAGGAGCTGATCAATggctccggcagcagcagcagctacccTGATATGTGGTTAGGTGCCGGCACCAGCAGTGGCGGCGGCCACTACATGAACGAGCTGTCCTCTCTCGTTGATCTCGGAGcggcgaaggcgaaggaggaggtcGACAATTTCTACCATATGTGCGGCATTGGCGCGTCAATGATGAGGCGTGATGACGAACCCGGCAGGCTGGTTGAGATCAGTGACATGCAGGAGTTCAAGGAAGAGAAGAAGCGGCCGGTTGAGAACCTCAGAGGTGTCAAGCTGGTGAACAATGACCTTGGAGAG ATCGTGGTGGAAGGAGATGAAAGCAATCCAGCAGAAGGCATCACGCACTATCCTATACAAGATACTGCAGAGAATTCAG GAGAAGCCGGTCACCACATGACCGATCATACCACTGACGAAGGCGGCATCGACACGGGCCCTATCTTCTCGCAATCTCAGCCTGACGACTTCGCTCTCGCTATTGGTTTCGACAACGACGGCGACGACAACACCAACCCCAACGCGTCCTTGGACCTGTACGGGAAGGTCGACGTGCAGCGCGGTCTCTTCGTCTCGCGGGTCGGCGCGGCGAAGACATTCTTCCACCGCGTCGAGCCGCCGAAGAAGGTCAGCTTCCACCTGAATCCAGCAGCGAGCGAGGTCAGCAAGGCGATCGAGAAGTTCCATTATCTCCCCGTCACGTCCAAAGTTAGTGGTAGCGGTAGTAGCAGTAGCAGGGTCTCCGTCTTTGGCAAGGTGAAGGCACTCATCAGGGGCAAATTCCCGACGATGAGGAGGCCGCCATCACCATTGCAGCACCAGAGGCCGGAGACGACAGTGAGTGAGCTGCTGCAGATCGTGTCACTCCTCCTGGCACCCAAGGAAGCCGTAACCGAGCGAGAAGAAGAGATGGTCAGCAGGAAGAAGGTGAAGCCGGGACGACGGGGTTGCGACGGTGGGTGCAGCAGCTCGTGGCAGCTTGGGCTCCCCGGCAAGGGGAGCAAGGGTATTTCCAGCATGTTTTTGAGTGGGAAATGGGCGTTTCTAACCTCTGCATTGGCGGCCGTCCGCGCCCCAGGGCCGTGCAATCACTTCTGA
- the LOC123108398 gene encoding uncharacterized protein, whose product MAGRPPHGACRSRSFHGRTGALAALSMSMRSSLSHCTTSCCLERQAVSVTVSPPSPCCCQSSVLAAGFPTMSMDDDVVVYLLSKACSAGEMEVVIAVDLRKKTLRGVGKLVAGKDFTDTRNRTTEMSKYLSLNKTAGHLN is encoded by the exons ATGGCTGGAAGGCCACCACATGGAGCATGCCGATCCCGATCCTTTCATGGAAGGACTGGAGCCCTGGCTGCACTGTCTATGTCGATGAGATCGTCGTTGAGCCATTGCACTACAAGCTGCTGCCTGGAACGCCAGGCAGTATCAGTGACAGTGAGCCCACCGAGTCCATGTTGCTGTCAGTCCTCAGTCCTCGCCGCGGGTTTCCCCACAATGAGTAtggatgatgatgttgttgtgTACCTGCTGTCCAAGGCATGCTCCGCTGGCGAGATGGAAGTGGTGATTGCTGTTGATTTGAGGAAGAAGACATTGCGAGGAGTGGGCAAGCTTGTTGCCGGAAAAGACTTCACTGACACGCGCAACCGCACCACTGAGATGTCCAAGTATCTCAGTCTCAATAAGACTGCAG GGCACTTGAATTAG